A stretch of the Halomonas sp. CH40 genome encodes the following:
- a CDS encoding DUF6492 family protein: MSDNQRMVFITPTWAGDLDHFRVMRASLEQSPLAGFDHYVVVQHEDVALFEEFRGRSGLTLLSTRDVLPEYIEHRRNRARRLSQCLGRKVTRICGSFKRIFSWPVWPSYTGWHTQQLCKLTLASELDYDKAVIIDSDVIVTPNASYKDFVSDISYVCFADWQNRAGLKGKVKNWIHESEYLINVASETPQVNAYFDTPFVFDRQLLCKALTTLESNTHKAWYAALLDRPPRRWSEFGIYKAYLLKQTPKISVDWRIPSFCHYLYDTSHPQTVIKTVSELLKEPSIHYITIHSQASGRELRDANAYLGPLLSLIQKGG, encoded by the coding sequence ATGAGCGACAATCAGCGCATGGTGTTTATAACACCCACTTGGGCGGGAGACCTTGATCATTTCCGCGTCATGCGAGCCTCCTTGGAACAATCTCCCCTCGCCGGGTTTGACCATTACGTTGTTGTACAGCATGAGGACGTCGCTCTGTTCGAGGAATTTCGTGGGCGTAGTGGTCTAACGCTTCTCTCCACCCGTGACGTGCTACCTGAATACATAGAACATCGCAGAAACCGTGCACGTCGGCTTTCGCAATGCCTGGGCCGCAAAGTGACCCGAATATGCGGCAGTTTCAAACGCATATTTTCCTGGCCTGTGTGGCCGTCTTACACAGGATGGCATACCCAGCAACTTTGCAAGTTAACGCTTGCTAGTGAGCTTGACTACGATAAAGCCGTTATTATTGATTCTGATGTGATTGTTACCCCAAATGCCAGTTATAAAGACTTTGTCAGTGACATCAGCTACGTATGCTTCGCTGATTGGCAGAATCGCGCTGGATTGAAAGGAAAAGTCAAAAATTGGATCCATGAATCTGAATATCTGATTAATGTAGCTTCGGAAACACCTCAAGTGAATGCGTATTTTGATACCCCTTTTGTATTTGACCGGCAACTACTCTGTAAAGCTCTCACGACCCTCGAATCCAATACCCATAAAGCATGGTATGCTGCCTTGCTGGATCGACCACCGCGTCGATGGTCCGAGTTTGGTATTTACAAGGCATATTTGCTGAAGCAAACACCAAAAATCAGTGTGGACTGGCGTATTCCCTCTTTTTGTCATTACCTGTACGATACTTCTCACCCTCAAACTGTGATTAAAACCGTAAGTGAATTACTTAAAGAGCCCAGTATTCACTATATCACGATTCACTCTCAGGCTAGTGGACGCGAACTTCGGGATGCAAATGCCTATCTTGGGCCGCTTTTATCACTTATACAAAAAGGTGGCTGA
- a CDS encoding glycosyltransferase family A protein, translating into MMWNTIKLAFFRFAAGGKIPPQWFEPNLPLQQNRATKTGHLQLEVVSHCWNYSHFLVYQLSSLVLFPPQKLDITMTVFYSPEDKKTAELLAFFKEQQVPGVTWNWQPISRQSLFRRSIGRNRAALATTADWVWFTDCDLMFRENCLDSLADSLQGRQDALLFPQEERTTDLLAENNPMLQTGNKGPQVLDIDTSAFTSRTITKATGPLQIAHGDVCRHVGYCKAIALYQQPVDTFAKCHEDRAFRWLLRSQGEPINLPGVYRIRHVAKGRYSGNKTRSKLRRILRVWQSRWRDKKERDNSE; encoded by the coding sequence ATGATGTGGAACACGATAAAACTGGCTTTCTTCCGCTTTGCAGCCGGCGGTAAAATACCACCACAATGGTTTGAGCCCAACCTGCCCTTGCAACAAAACAGGGCGACTAAAACAGGGCACCTTCAGCTGGAAGTCGTCAGTCACTGCTGGAACTATTCCCACTTTTTGGTTTACCAACTTAGCTCCCTGGTATTATTTCCTCCCCAAAAGCTTGATATCACCATGACGGTGTTCTACAGCCCCGAGGACAAAAAAACAGCCGAGTTGCTGGCTTTCTTCAAGGAACAACAGGTGCCTGGCGTTACCTGGAACTGGCAGCCCATTTCCAGGCAGTCATTGTTTCGGCGAAGCATTGGGCGGAACCGTGCAGCACTGGCAACCACGGCAGATTGGGTCTGGTTCACAGACTGTGACCTTATGTTCCGTGAAAACTGCCTGGACAGCCTGGCTGACAGCCTTCAGGGTCGCCAGGATGCACTGCTTTTTCCACAAGAAGAGCGCACAACCGATCTGCTGGCAGAAAATAATCCCATGCTGCAAACCGGCAACAAGGGGCCACAGGTTTTGGACATTGATACGTCTGCGTTTACGTCTCGAACTATTACCAAAGCCACCGGGCCGTTACAGATTGCTCATGGCGACGTGTGCCGACACGTGGGCTATTGCAAAGCAATCGCATTGTATCAACAACCGGTGGACACCTTTGCCAAATGCCACGAAGATCGCGCTTTTCGCTGGTTACTCCGTAGTCAGGGGGAGCCCATCAACCTGCCTGGCGTCTATCGGATCCGTCATGTTGCTAAAGGGCGCTATAGTGGAAATAAAACGCGCAGTAAATTAAGAAGAATACTACGTGTCTGGCAGTCCCGTTGGCGAGACAAGAAAGAGAGAGACAACAGCGAATGA
- a CDS encoding 3-deoxy-D-manno-octulosonic acid kinase: protein MRLATLQQEENLILYDADSLSGAVGSHQIQPALFTASYWQQLGRITGEALGRGNSLFIQPEPDSHQEWVIRHYLRGGLIAKLSRNQYLWTGRERTRAFAEMRLNAHLFELGLPVPRPIAAWVSRHGFTYEAALITQRIPGARALADCLNDQQISKNTLRTLLTSVGRMIRRFHDHHLDHVDLNARNILIDSQHRPWLIDLDRCRLRQPGMWQNANLDRIERSLHKFNPSVSATPILQGYRTPD from the coding sequence ATGCGCTTAGCGACACTCCAACAGGAAGAAAACCTGATTTTATACGATGCGGACAGTTTATCGGGCGCAGTAGGGTCGCACCAGATTCAGCCCGCATTGTTTACTGCTTCTTACTGGCAACAGCTTGGCCGGATAACCGGCGAAGCACTCGGGCGTGGCAACAGTCTTTTTATACAGCCAGAACCCGATAGCCACCAGGAGTGGGTGATTCGCCACTACCTGCGTGGTGGGCTGATCGCTAAACTGAGCCGCAACCAGTATCTCTGGACCGGACGCGAACGCACCCGCGCCTTTGCTGAAATGCGCCTGAATGCGCATCTTTTTGAACTGGGCCTGCCCGTACCCCGCCCGATTGCCGCCTGGGTCAGTCGCCATGGATTCACCTATGAGGCCGCGCTTATCACACAGCGCATACCTGGCGCCCGGGCACTGGCAGATTGTTTAAACGACCAGCAAATATCGAAGAACACCTTAAGAACCTTGCTCACAAGCGTCGGGCGCATGATTCGCCGCTTCCACGACCATCATTTAGACCATGTGGATCTCAACGCCCGCAATATTCTGATTGATTCACAACACAGGCCCTGGCTGATTGATCTAGACCGTTGCCGGTTACGCCAGCCGGGGATGTGGCAGAACGCAAACTTGGACAGAATTGAACGCTCTTTACACAAATTTAATCCAAGCGTATCGGCCACGCCTATCCTTCAAGGTTACCGTACACCAGACTGA
- a CDS encoding O-antigen ligase family protein — protein sequence MHTPFRQTVASLATLKNLKLVDWLPLLFAIWLLLSVTMPDTIYRAFFHILIYPLTIYLIANQDNKIIWQDNFIRLFIIFCGYMAITTWLVGNNALSDNVQASRWGLEAFLGMLAYWIWMQTVISQPRLWGRGFLFIASAGAFAGLLSSLTDISVTARIGGLGMMEHPIQGASISIILLATGLFLIHANQKTVNRGDIIFTVISIIAVCIFVTLSQSRAPQVTFLGYLVFFGLFISYQYRRPATFYLVGGIFIGLLLAIYWFIGFDLLYEQFKERGTSYRLDIWTSVFNHPPESFLLGHGAGLDFRLTDAAKIDLNDLEFEVYHPHNIWLGAFMDTGIIGVAMQVGLLALPLMAILRSSFCIANKLHLVVILGLFVLLTLTDEYTLLISPHPVWLIGWIPLVFVWTWCRYKREEQSHSLHTHNHTKGISR from the coding sequence ATGCACACACCTTTTAGACAAACAGTCGCCAGCTTAGCTACCCTCAAAAATCTCAAGTTGGTTGACTGGTTGCCATTATTATTTGCCATTTGGTTATTACTTAGTGTCACAATGCCTGACACTATTTATCGGGCTTTTTTTCATATTCTTATTTATCCATTAACTATTTATTTGATAGCCAATCAAGATAACAAAATTATATGGCAAGATAATTTTATACGGCTTTTTATTATTTTTTGCGGTTATATGGCTATTACCACTTGGTTGGTAGGGAATAACGCTTTATCAGATAACGTCCAGGCATCCCGATGGGGCCTTGAGGCCTTTCTGGGTATGCTCGCTTACTGGATATGGATGCAAACTGTTATATCGCAGCCCCGCCTGTGGGGAAGAGGCTTTTTATTTATTGCATCGGCAGGGGCTTTTGCTGGTCTTTTATCGTCACTTACAGATATATCGGTTACTGCTCGTATCGGCGGCTTAGGTATGATGGAGCACCCGATTCAAGGCGCATCAATAAGCATCATCTTGCTGGCGACAGGATTATTTTTAATCCATGCCAACCAAAAAACCGTTAACCGAGGCGATATTATTTTCACTGTTATTTCGATTATCGCTGTTTGCATTTTTGTAACGCTTAGCCAGAGCCGGGCACCACAGGTGACTTTTTTGGGGTACCTCGTCTTTTTCGGGCTTTTTATCAGCTATCAGTACCGAAGGCCTGCAACGTTCTATCTCGTTGGCGGAATATTTATCGGCTTACTTCTAGCCATTTACTGGTTTATTGGATTTGACCTGCTTTATGAACAATTTAAGGAAAGAGGCACCTCCTATCGCCTGGATATCTGGACTTCCGTCTTTAACCATCCACCAGAATCCTTTCTGTTAGGACATGGCGCAGGCCTTGATTTCAGGCTGACCGATGCAGCAAAAATCGATTTGAATGACTTAGAATTCGAGGTCTATCATCCTCACAATATCTGGCTTGGCGCTTTCATGGATACAGGCATCATCGGAGTTGCCATGCAAGTAGGGCTTTTGGCACTTCCATTAATGGCCATTCTGCGTAGCTCATTTTGCATCGCAAATAAGCTTCATCTTGTTGTCATTCTTGGCCTTTTTGTGCTGTTGACTCTCACGGATGAATACACCTTGTTAATTTCCCCTCACCCAGTCTGGCTAATCGGCTGGATTCCTCTGGTGTTTGTTTGGACGTGGTGTCGCTATAAGCGTGAAGAACAAAGTCACTCCTTACATACCCACAACCACACCAAAGGAATATCAAGATGA
- the rpiA gene encoding ribose-5-phosphate isomerase RpiA, whose protein sequence is MTQDELKAAVADAAIKEIEPWLEKDTVLGIGTGSTANLFIDRLGRLGDRFQGAVASSDASASRLKAQGIDVLELNSVGTLPFYIDGADEVNAHLHMIKGGGAALTREKIVAACAERFICIADGSKSVARLGEFPLPIEVIPMARSYVARELVKLGAEPVYREGVVTDNGNQIIDCYEFMIDDPEAMEARLNNIVGVVTNGLFAARGADILLLGTPKGVERTARR, encoded by the coding sequence ATGACCCAGGATGAACTCAAAGCAGCAGTGGCAGATGCCGCTATCAAGGAAATCGAACCATGGCTTGAAAAGGATACCGTGCTGGGCATTGGCACAGGTTCCACGGCCAACCTGTTTATCGACCGCCTGGGACGACTGGGGGACCGCTTCCAGGGCGCTGTTGCCAGTTCTGACGCCAGTGCCAGCCGTCTGAAAGCGCAGGGAATTGACGTACTCGAACTTAACTCTGTGGGCACGCTACCCTTTTACATCGATGGCGCAGACGAAGTGAATGCTCACTTACATATGATCAAGGGCGGCGGTGCTGCCTTGACTCGGGAGAAAATCGTCGCTGCCTGCGCTGAACGCTTTATCTGCATTGCGGATGGCTCAAAGTCTGTGGCTCGATTGGGCGAATTCCCCCTGCCCATTGAAGTGATTCCCATGGCGCGCTCCTATGTGGCCCGCGAGCTTGTCAAACTCGGCGCCGAGCCGGTTTACCGTGAAGGGGTGGTGACGGATAACGGCAACCAGATCATCGACTGCTATGAGTTCATGATTGATGACCCTGAAGCCATGGAAGCTCGCCTGAACAATATTGTTGGCGTGGTGACCAATGGCCTGTTTGCCGCCCGCGGCGCCGATATCCTGTTGCTGGGTACGCCAAAAGGCGTCGAACGCACTGCGCGGCGCTAA
- the waaA gene encoding lipid IV(A) 3-deoxy-D-manno-octulosonic acid transferase: MDWPRLGYSAALYALSPLIWQRVWREQVPTYQRRQRLGIESSARSGQAYIWLHCASVGEVRAAQPLIKALLARYPRHHLLLTTMTASGAQQVQALTHLSSRLIHRFIPLDFPGSAKRFVRHWQPALAILFETELWPNLIACCHQHHLPVAVVNGRLSPRAFKRYQRIRPLMVNTLRRISWLAAKSQADAERFAALGMSANRTQIVGSLKFEISHQKGTGTESKYLRRELGLETCKRPVWVAGSTREGEEAVLLAAHRKLGCHHPEALLILAPRHPQRFDEVAKLCEKAQCTTARRSLQQPVTAQTQVYLADTLGELEQLYTVGDLAFVGGSLVPLGGHNVVEPASLGRFTLCGPSLENFEDVAKPLQAAGALESVADEQALVAALVAAFDDPEETARKGALGQQVVEQQRGALERTLAGLVQLLPAEAGQNPD, encoded by the coding sequence ATGGACTGGCCGCGTTTAGGTTATTCAGCCGCTTTGTATGCGCTGTCTCCGCTGATCTGGCAGCGGGTATGGCGTGAGCAGGTGCCCACTTACCAACGCCGGCAGCGGCTTGGCATCGAGTCGTCAGCGCGTTCAGGGCAAGCCTATATCTGGCTGCACTGCGCTTCAGTGGGTGAAGTGCGCGCCGCCCAGCCGCTTATCAAGGCGCTACTGGCGCGTTATCCACGCCATCACCTGTTGTTGACTACCATGACTGCCAGCGGCGCACAGCAGGTGCAAGCGCTCACTCACCTGTCATCGCGATTAATCCACCGCTTTATACCCCTGGACTTCCCCGGCAGCGCCAAACGCTTTGTGCGCCACTGGCAGCCTGCGCTGGCCATCCTGTTTGAAACCGAGCTATGGCCCAATCTGATTGCCTGCTGCCATCAACACCACCTACCTGTTGCTGTGGTCAATGGTCGTCTGTCGCCGCGGGCATTCAAGCGTTACCAGCGAATTCGCCCGCTGATGGTCAATACCTTACGCCGTATCAGCTGGCTGGCAGCCAAGTCTCAAGCCGATGCTGAACGTTTTGCGGCACTCGGCATGTCAGCTAATCGAACGCAGATTGTCGGCTCGCTCAAGTTTGAAATCAGCCACCAGAAAGGCACTGGTACTGAGAGTAAGTACTTACGTCGTGAGCTGGGTCTGGAGACCTGTAAACGCCCTGTCTGGGTAGCTGGCTCAACTCGGGAAGGAGAAGAAGCCGTGCTGCTCGCGGCTCATCGCAAGCTTGGCTGCCACCACCCTGAGGCGCTGTTGATACTCGCGCCGCGTCATCCGCAGCGCTTTGACGAGGTGGCAAAACTGTGTGAGAAAGCGCAATGTACAACGGCGCGTCGAAGCCTGCAGCAGCCGGTGACAGCGCAGACCCAGGTGTACCTGGCAGATACCCTGGGTGAACTGGAGCAGCTCTACACTGTAGGGGATCTAGCTTTTGTGGGTGGTAGTCTGGTGCCTCTGGGCGGCCATAACGTGGTGGAACCGGCAAGCCTTGGGCGCTTTACCCTGTGTGGCCCGTCACTGGAGAATTTCGAGGATGTGGCCAAGCCCCTGCAAGCTGCCGGAGCGCTGGAAAGCGTAGCCGATGAGCAGGCGCTTGTGGCAGCACTGGTGGCCGCCTTTGATGACCCCGAGGAGACGGCGCGCAAAGGTGCCCTGGGGCAGCAGGTTGTCGAACAGCAGCGCGGCGCGCTTGAGCGTACGCTGGCAGGTCTGGTTCAGCTACTGCCAGCGGAGGCGGGGCAAAATCCGGATTAG